CCGCATATGGGATAGAATCCGCCTTTTCTCCGTAACAAAAATCACACGCTTTAACTTTTAAGACTTCCCCTGCTGGCATGACTGTAAAGCGTTCATTTTCAAGTTTTTCAACAATCGCTTCAGGATTATCTGTTGTAACTTTTACAATAAAACGATGATCCGGTGTATATTCCAATGTGCCTTTCTCACCAACGACTTCAGCTAAAATCAGCATCTGCTCTGCTGTGATCATTTTATTAGCAACACCAGGCGAAACGGAAAATTCAAATATATTCTCGATCGGCTGCCTCACCAAAAATGGGTTTTCCACTTCTTCTTCTGAAACCATAGATAAAGCCTTTAATGCCATATCCATTGACTGAACCTTTTCTTTTGGCTCTGGTTCTTGCACAGGAGCTTGCTCGGACTCCTTGCTTATGATTTCCTCATATCCTGACCGCGCCTCTCCGGTTTCCTGATCAAGCGCCCATGGTTCTGCTTCCTTTTTCAAACGCTGATGTGGTTTTAAACTTTGTTTACCTTCTCCCAACGTATATTTACGTTGGTAACCGCGCGGCGTAATAATCTTTCCATCATAAAAGAAAGTGGAAGAGTTGCCGATAATGACAGTCGTCAGCATTCCAATATCATGCTCAAGCATTTCCGATAATGTCGTTAAGACAATACGCTGGTTTTCACGATATGCACTTTTCACCAGGCCTACAGGCGTATCAGGGGAGCGATATTTTAGTAAGATATTCTGTGCTTCTACAATTTGACGCGTCCGGCGTCCGCTCTTTGGATTGTATAAAGCAATGACAAAATCCGCCATCCCGGCAGCTTCAATACGTTTTTCGATAACAGTCCATGGTGTCAGATGGTCACTCAAACTGATCGTACAAGAATCATGCATAACAGGTGCACCCAGTAAGCTTGCACATGAGTTAATAGCTGAAATACCTGGAACGATTTCTACATCAATTCCCTCTGCTTCAGTCCAGCCCTTTTCGACCAGCACCTCATACACTAATCCAGCCATGCCATACGCACCTGAATCACCACTGGAAATTACTGAGACAATACCGCCTGCCTCCGCTTTCTTAACAGCATCTTGCGCACGTGAAACTTCTTCAGTCATTCCTGTGCTGACAATGGACTTCGCTGTTACCAAATGCTTAATCAGCTCTACATACGTTTTATATCCAATAATATAATCACTTGCTTGCAGTGCGTCTAATGCCCGTCCCGTAATATGTTCAGTAGCACCGGGACCAAAGCCGACGACATAAATTTTTCCCTTTTTCATGATTTCCCTCCAAATAAAAATGCCTACACTCCTTTTCAGGGGAGTGTAGGCACGTGAAAGTATATTAGAAGTCATACTGAAAAAACAATTAATATTATTGTCCCGCCCATACTTCTCCCACCGAAAAGTAAAGTGTCATTTAAATAAGCAGGTTTCCTGACTCAAGCTTCACTTTACTCTTACACCTTCCCAATTTCTCAGTGGTATTGTAATTTCATCAGCTTTTACAGTAGCGGGGGCTGTACTAGAATTTCACTAGTTTCCCTTTTAACTCACAATGTGAGCACTTATTTAAATTAGTTTATTTAATTTTCATAAATATAACACATAATCTTCTAATCTACAAACTTACTTTGGTTTATTTTCTATACCCTTATGACAGACTATCTCTTCTTTCTGAATTTCTTTGTTTTCTATTCTCAAGAAAAACTCGTCCTCAGTGCAACCATGATCGCAAGCTAGAGGCATTCAGTAAATCTTTACATTTTAGATTATCGCAGTCAAAGTCAAGCATAGCTATACATTTACAAACTACTCACTACTTGAATTAGTGGGTTATGAACTATTGGGATAGACTACAGTGTTAATTACAGAAAGAAATTTAAAACTCTAAAAAACCTCTTTCCAAAAAACTCGGAAAGAGGCTGTAAAGGTTGATATGAAATCAATATTAACGTTTTGAGAACTGAGGTGCACGACGAGCGCCGCGAAGACCATATTTTTTACGTTCCTTCATACGTGGATCACGTGTTAGGAATCCTGCTGATTTAAGTGCTGCACGGAAATCAGGATCTACAGTAAGCAATGCACGAGCAACGCCGTGACGAATTGCGCCTGCTTGACCTGTGTAACCTCCACCGTTAACGTTAACGTGGATATCGTAGCTTCCAAGTGTTTCCGTTGTAACTAGTGGTTGTTTAATGATTTCACGAAGTGTTTCGAATGGTACGTAGTCTTCTACGTCACGATTATTGACGACAATTTTGCCTTCGCCAGGAATTAGACGTACACGAGCTACTGAACTTTTACGACGGCCAGTGCCGATATATTGTACTTGTGCCAAGTGGGTTTCCTCCTCTTAATTAACCGCGAAGCTCGAAAGCTTCTGGTTTTTGTGCTGCATGCTGATGTTCTGGACCAGCAAATACGTGTAATTTCTTGATTGTTTGACGACCTAGAGGACCGTTTGGAAGCATTCCTTTAATCGCAAGTTCAAGCATTTTTACAGGGTAGTTTGTACGCATTTCAAGAGCAGTACGTGACTTGATGCTACCTGTGTAACCAGAGTGACGGTAGTACATTTTATCTTTCAACTTGTTACCAGTCAATTGGATTTTTTCAGCGTTGATGATGATGACGTGATCGCCTGTATCAACATGTGGTGTAAACGTTGGTTTATGTTTACCGCGTAAAAGAGTTGCAACTTCTGAAGCAAGACGACCAAGCGTTTGTCCTTCAGCGTCGACAACTAGCCATTTACGTTCGACTTCGTGACCTTTAGCCATGAATGTTGTGCGCATATTGTATTTCCTCCTAAAATATCAAATCTGTTCCCTGTTTTCTCTATCCCTAAACACAAATAAACTTCCGGGGCTTGTTTGTGGGGTTATTGAAATACCATTTATCATGTTATCCTTTATTGCCAATAAAGTCAAGCGTTTTTATGTATACGCCAGGATTAGTTGCCATGACTTCAATATGTGACTTCTAGTAAGTACAAACCGTGTGCCGCCGCAGTTTTCCCTGCTCTTTGGCGATCTTTCGCCTCGAGTATTTTTTGGATATCTTCAGGCTCGTCCCAGCCAATGCCGACTGCTAGCAAAGCACCAGCAATCGTACGAACCATATTGTAAAGAAATCCATCTCCTTCCACTTCAAGAACTAGTTCGTCGTGATGCCGTTCAAGTGTTAGTTTTCGGATCGTGCGGACTTTATTCGAAGTAGCGGTCTTCGCCGAACAGAAACTTGTGAAGTCATGTGTGCCAATCAAATAGGCAGCACCTGCATTCATTCGTTCTATATCAGGATTCCATCTACCTAAATGGACTGCAAAATTACGTTCGAATGGGCTTTGCAATTCTCCATAGGACCATTTATATCGATACGTTTTGCCTTTTGCACCGTAACGGGCGTGAAAGTCTTTAGACACCTGTTCAATCGCAGTTATACGAATGTCCTTAGGTAGCAATACATTCAATGCCATCAGCCAACGATCACCTAAATCAAGAGGTGTGTCAAAATGAATGACCTGGCCTAACGCATGAACACCGGCATCGGTTCGTCCGCTTGCTACCGCGTGTGATGTCGGGTTTTTATGCAATTTAACAAGGGCTTTATCAATCTCAGCTTGAACTGTCCGCATGTTTGGTTGCGATTGATAGCCGGCAAAATACGTCCCGTCGTACGAAACAGTTGCTTTCATTCGTTTCAATTTATTCACTTCCTCACCCACAACAATACACCTACTAATAGCACAAACGTGATCAGAACAGCAGTATCCCTTATGTGCCAAGACAGCTGACGGAACCTTGTGCGACCTTCTCCACCACGGTAGCCACGCACTTCCATAGCGATCGCCAAATCTTCCGCACGCTTAAACGCACTAACAAATAGTGGTACAAGCAACGGAATGACTGCCTGCACCCGTTCTTTGATGGAACCGGTACTTAAATCAGACCCTCTAGCTAATTGTGCCTTTAAAATTTTATCCGTTTCATCCATCAAGGTTGGAATAAAACGTAGTGATATGGACATCATCAATGCCAACTCATGTACTGGCAATTTCAGCTTTTTAAAAGGATTGAGCAACGTTTCCAATCCATCCGTAATCGAGATCGGTGAAGTGGTTAGTGTCAATACTGTCGTAATCAAAACAAGAACTAAAAATCGGATGGATATAAATATACCCATTCGCAATCCCTCTTCATATATTTTGATAAACTTCCATTCAAATATAATAGGTCCTTCGCGTGTAAAGAAAATATGTAATAGAAGAGTAAAAATGATCAAAAAAATGACTGGTTTTAATCCATTAATCAAAAAGTACGGTCTAATTCGGGCAAGTGCAATAACAAATGCTGTGAAGCCAAGCAAAATGGCATAGGACACAACGTTATTAGCCAAGAATACCGCTACTACAAACAGAAAGACAAAGAGCAATTTGGAACGAGGATCCATACGATGCACAATGGATGTACCTGGAATAAAACGGCCTATAATCATTTTTTCTAACATGGCCGCTCCTCTTTTCTTGCAATAGCTTTTGCTAATTCTTGTGCCAATATGTCTTCCGTAAGTGCAATACGATCGAAACGTTGACCACTCATCTTTTCAATCTCACGCTGAAAACGCACGGAACGCGGGATGCTGAGTCGAAATGAATGAAGCTCGTCTTCCATACTATATATTTCTTCAGGCGTCCCTTCCATCACGGCTGTCCCCTCATGCATCACCAGGATTCGATCACTGTAACGTGCCGCATCTTCCATACTATGGGTCACAAGAATGGTCGTTAGACTCTCCGTCTTATGCAAATGATGGAATAACTCCATAATCTCCTTACGACCTTTAGGATCCAACCCCGCTGTAGGCTCGTCAAGGACCAAGACAGATGGCTTGAACGCCAAGACACCTGCAATCGCAACGCGCCGCATTTGACCTCCTGACAGTTCGAAAGGAGACTTCTGCAACACATCATCCGGCAGACCTAACAGTTTCACTAATTCATGTGCGCGAGCTCTTGCTTCTTCTTTCGGCACACCAAAATTTATGGGACCGAACATGATATCTTTTTCAACTGTTTCTTCAAATAACTGATGTTCAGGGAACTGAAACACAATTCCTACTTGGTGCCGTACTTCCTTCATCTGCTTACCTTTAGTTTGGGCAGTAATCATCGTGTCACCTATTTGGACGATACCTTCAGACGGCTTTAGCAACCCATTCAAATGAAGCAATAGAGTCGACTTCCCTGAGCCCGTATGACCAATAATTGATGTATAAGAGCCTGAAGGGATCGTAGCTGTCACGTCGTGCAAAGCACGTTTCTCAAACGGTGAATCTTTAGCGTATAAGTATCCTACTTGCTGAAGTGAAATGTCCACAATTCATTCACCAACTCTTCTTCTGTCATATGATTGCCTTGCAACTCTACGCCAGCTGCTCTTACTAACTCAGAAACGCGTAAAGCAAAAGGCAGATCGAGCCCAATCTTTTCGAGCTCAGTACCTTGGCGGAAAATTTCCTGTGGTGTACCTACCATCAATACTTGTCCTTCATTCATTACCAATATACGATCTGCCAATAATACTTCTTCTAAATCATGTGTAATGGATAACACAGTCAAACCAATTTCCGATCGCAACTTCTTGACGATCTCAATGACCTCTTCACGTCCTTTCGGATCCAACATGGAAGTGGCTTCATCCAAAATAAGTAGCTCGGGATGCAATGCTAATGCGCCTGCAATCGCTACACGCTGCTTCTGACCGCCTGATAGATGATGTGGCTCATGATTAATGTAATCCGTCATCTTCACTTGTTCTAAAGCCTCTTGAACACGTTTTACCATCATGTCGTATGGTACACCGTTATTTTCTAGTGCGAAAGCTACGTCATCCTGTACCGTAGATCCGACAAACTGATTATCGGGGTTTTGAAAGACAATACCCATACGTGAACGTGTTTCCCAAAGATTTTCTTCTGATAATCGTTCCGAGAAGAGATGTACTTCACCTGATGAAGGAAACATCAAGCCAATCAACAGCTTTGCTAGCGTCGACTTACCAGAACCGTTATGTCCTACAACTGCCAGCCATTCTCCTTCATACAAAGTGAAAGACGCATTATTCAATGCCTTAGTTGACTCAGGTGAAGAGTCTTCATCCTCCATATCGTAAGAGAACTCTACCTGGTGCATCGACGCTATTTCCTTCATTTAGATTCCTCCTCTTAGCTGTTGCTATGGATCAATATAAGCTCTATGTAATCAATTATTCTTATGTATAAAAAAAAAGCGCGTACCTCATCTAAGGAATGCGCCTTTGAAAACGAAAATGCCGGGTGCTCATGCCGACATCTCAGATGAGGTACGTAGAGCTAGACCAGTCGATTACTCGCGGATCATAACACTCAGCTTTTATGTCGTATAAATCTCGTAGTTGTAATAAAAGGGTGTGCTGTGCGTGACAGACACACCCTCGAAGTGTTGGAATTACACCAGTTCAATAATAACTACTGGTGCGCCATCGCCACGGCGAGGTCCCATTTTCATTATACGTGTATAACCGCCTTGGCGATCTGCATAACGTGGTGCTACTGTATCAAACAACTTTTGAAGTGCAAACACTGTTGCTTCTTCGCCTTCTCCGTTTTCAACAGTCACCTTTTCACGACGGATATATTCAGCCGCTTGACGACGTGCATGAAGATCTCCGCGTTTTCCAAGAGTGATCATCTTTTCAACTACTTTACGTAATTCTTTTGCACGTGTTTCAGTTGTCTGGATGCGCTCATGAATAATAAGATCTGTCGTTAAGTCGCGAAGCATTGCTTTACGTTGTGAACTTGTGCGTCCAAGTTTTCTGTATCCCATTTGAAGTTACCCTCCTTCAATATATGTCAGTTATTCTTCAGAGCGTAACTCAAGGTTTAGCTCATCCAATTTAGCTTTCACTTCTTCAAGTGATTTACGGCCTAAGTTTCGCACTTTCATCATTTCGTCTTCAGACTTGTTAGCAAGTTCTAAAACTGTATTGATGCCTGCACGCTTCAAGCAGTTATAAGATCGGACAGAAAGATCAAGTTCTTCAATTGTCATTTCCAAAACTTTTTCTTTTTGGTCTTCTTCTTTTTCTACCATGATTTCTGCAGTTTGTGCTTCGTCAGTCATACCAACGAATATATTCAAATGCTCTGTAAGAATTTTAGCTCCAAGTGATACTGCCTCTTTAGGACCAATGCTTCCATCTGTCCATACATCGAGTGTCAACTTATCAAAGTTGGTACTTTGTCCGACGCGAGTGTTTTCAACTTGGAAGTTAACGCGTGATACAGGAGTGTAAATCGAGTCGATTGGAATTACACCAATCGCTAGATCCTCACGTTTGTTTTGATCGGAAGGAACATATCCGCGTCCACGTACAGCATACATACGCATACGTAAATGTCCATTTTTACCGAGAGTAGCAATCGGGAGATCTGGATTTAATACTTCAACATCACTATCATGTGTGATGTCTGCAGCCGTCACGACGCCTTCACCTTTCACATCGATCTCAATAACTTTCTCATCGTCTGAGTAAATTTTGAGAGCTAGTTTCTTCACATTCAAAATAACTGTAGATACGTCTTCGACGACACCTTCAATTGTAGCGAATTCATGAAGTACACCATCGATTTGAATAGATGTCACAGCAGCTCCTGGTAATGAAGACAAGAGAATGCGGCGCAAGGAATTCCCTAAGGTGTTTCCATATCCACGCTCTAAAGGTTCGATAATAAACTTACCGAACTGTGAATCTTCACCGATCGTTACTGTTTCAATCTTTGGTTTCTCAATCTCGATCATTTATTTACCCTCCTCAAAACGTCTCTATATTGGTTTAACCTTATTGAATTCACTGATAATAGATAGTCTATTTCAACAGTATTAACAAAAAATGTCTTTCTTAATCCAATAGATTCAAACCGATTATACGCGACGACGTTTTGGCGGGCGACAACCATTGTGCGGAACCGGAGTTACGTCTCTGATTGCAGTAACTTCAAGACCAGCAGCTTGTAGTGAACGAATAGCCGCTTCACGACCAGCACCTGGGCCTTTAACTGTTACTTCCAATGATTTTAAACCGTGTTCCATTGCTGTTTTCGCTGCAGTTTCAGCAGCCATTTGTGCAGCAAATGGAGTGGATTTACGGGAACCTCTAAAGCCAAGTGCACCAGCGCTAGACCATGAAAGTGCATTACCGTGGCTATCCGTGATAGTTACGATAGTGTTATTGAACGTTGAACGGATATGTGCGATACCAGTCTCAATATTCTTTTTTACACGACGTTTACGAGTTTGTTGTTTACGTGCCATGTTGGAAAGAACCCTCCTTTACCTAATTATTTTTTCTTGTTAGCCATTGTACGTTTAGGACCCTTACGCGTACGTGCATTGTTTTTCGTGTTTTGTCCACGAACAGGCAATCCACGACGGTGACGGATACCACGGTTACTACCGATTTCCATCAAACGCTTGATATTTAGAGAAGTTTCACGACGAAGATCTCCTTCTACTTTCAAGCCGTCAATTTGTTCACGAATCTTATCAAGCTCAGCGTCAGTTAAATCACGAACGCGAGTCTCTGTTGAAACATCAGCTGCAGTTAAAATTGATTGTGCAGTTGTTTTACCAATACCGAATATATATGTCAATGAAATGACAACGCGCTTATCGCGCGGAACGTCTACACCAGCAATACGTGCCATATAAGTTGTGCACCTCCTTGTGTTTTAGCCTTGTCTTTGTTTATGCTTTGGATTTTCACAGATTACCATTACTCGGCCGCGTCTACGAATAACTTTACATTTTTCGCAGATCGGTTTTACAGATGGTCTTACTTTCATCTTACCCAACCTCCTTCAGTATTTCGGGAGTGCAAAAGTTTATTTGAAACGGTATGTGATACGACCACGTGTTAAATCGTAAGGTGAAAGTTCCAATGTCACCTTGTCGCCTGGCAGAATACGAATAAAGTGCATACGAATTTTACCTGACACGTGTGCAAGCACAGTATGTCCGTTCTCTAACTCCACTTTAAACATCGCATTCGGCAACGTTTCAAGAACAGTTCCTTCTACCTCAATTACGTCGTCCTTCGCCATCAATCCTGTCTCCCTTCTATATCCAATAAAGGCTTTCACCATCGAGCGGCATCAGTTGCCTTCAAAAGGCTTCCTTCAACATATGTCCAGTTAGCATGAGTGATATTCGAAAGACGTCTGCCACATTTCGCTGTTTCGCATAAATCACGAATGAGATCCTTTATTGCCCTCGTTGCAGTGCCAATTATATATTATACTGCCATTGGCAATAGAATGCATGTCGGAACTACCAAGGAATTAATGATAAACTCTCATTGATCTTATAACAGGAACTTAATGTATTTGCAGTTCGATTTCATCCATTACCTTCCGAACAATGATGAAGATGTGCCCGAAAAGGATTGATTACTTTTTACCTTGTTGCAAAACAGCATCTAAGTCCTTGAATACAAGATTAATATCCTGTTGGCCATTAATTTTAGTCAGTACACCTTTTTCGCCATAAAAGTCGAGTAAAGGAGCTGTCTGATTCATATTTACTTCCAGACGATTCATGACAGTATCCGGATTATCATCTGCACGTTGGTAAAGTTCGCCACCATCCTTATCACACACATCTTCTACCTTTGGTGGGTTGAAGATCAAGTGATACGATGTGCCACATACTTTACAAATTCGACGGCCAGATAACCTTGCAACTAATTCCTCTGTATCGACTTCTATGTCCAATACATACTCAATGCTTTTTCCCAAATCCTTAAGTAAAGCATCTAGTGCTTTAGCTTGTGGAACTGTTCTAGGGAAGCCATCAAGCAAGAATCCTTTGTCACAATCCGGTTTGCTTAAACGTTCACGCACGATACCAATGGTAACTTCATCAGGAACTAATGCTCCTTGATCCATGAACGATTTTGCCTTAACTCCAAGTTCCGTGCCATCTTTGATGGCAGCACGGAACATATCGCCTGTAGAAATATGGGGGATTCCGTATTTCTCGACAATTTTGTCTGCTTGTGTGCCTTTACCAGCACCAGGCAGACCCATTAATACGATATTCATACGTCCTTGCCCTCCATTTGTTAACAATAGGTCAGGCTATTGCTTTTTATTTCATAAAGCCTCTGTAATGTCTCTTCACTAATTGTGATTCTAATTGCTTCATTGATTCAAGGGCAACCCCTACTACAATGAGCAAGCTCGTTCCGCCGATTTGAGCGGATTGAGGCAGATTCGCCAAGTTGATGAAGAAGATTGGCATAACCGCTACGACGGCTAGGAAAATCGAGCCGACGAACGTTAGTCTATACAGAGTACTTGTTAAGTACTTTTGAGTGTTTGCTCCTGGACGAATTCCTGGAATATATGCACCTTGTTTTTTCAGATTTTCTGCCATATTTTCTGGATTCACTTGAATGAATGCATAGAAATACGTAAATGCGATAATAAGTGCTACATATAAAATCATTCCGATTGGATTCGTATAATCGAAGATCCGAATAATCGTTTTAGTTACACTGTTCTCACCGAAAAATGGAGCGATTTGTTGTGGCGTAATGAAGAATGCCACCGCAAAGATTACCGGGATAACTCCTGCAGCATTCAATTTCAAAGGTAAATGTGTTTGTTGACTTGCAACAGACTGATTGCGTCCCGAGACACGTTTCGCATATTGAATCGGAATTTTCCGCAATGCTTCTTGGAAGTAAATAACTCCGACCACAATGGCTACGATCACGATTAGCAGTAAGACCATTGTTGCAATTCTAATAAATAGTGCATCTCCAGCGTCTTGAATTTGCGTTACATACAACTGATTAACAGCATTTGGAATGCCGGCAACAATCCCTGCAAAGATAATGATGGAAATACCATTCCCCACGCCTTTTGCAGTAATTTGTTCGCCAAGCCATAAAAGGAAAGCTGTACCAGCAGTCAACACAATCGCAATTGTAATATACGTAGATACGCTATTGTCTTGAATCAGTGTACCACCAAATGTTTGGTTGAAACCAAACGACATGGCCAGTGCTTGAATAAAGGCTAGAGCGATCGTGAAATATCTTGTGAATTGTGCAAGTTTACGTCTTCCGACATCACCTTGTTTTGACCACTCAGTAAACTTTGGAACAACATCCATCTGCAAGAGTTGTACAATGATGGATGCCGTGATATACGGCATAATCCCCATTGCAAAGATCGAGAAGTTGGATAATGCTCCTCCACCGAATGTGTTCAAGAATCCGATAAACTGGTTATCCGATTGTTGTAAAGCAGTTGCATCAACGTTTGGAACCGGAACAAATGTCCCTAGTCTAAAAACGATGAGCACTAGGAGGGTGAAAATTATTTTAGACCGGATCTCCTTCACACGCATGAAATTAGAGATTGTCTGAAACATTATACCACCTCTGTTTGCCCGCCTGCTTTTTCAATTGCTTCTTTTGCAGAAGCGGAGAATTTGTTAGCACGTACTGTGATCTTCTTATCAAGTGTTCCGTTACCCAGAATCTTGATACCAGACTTAGCATTGCTTACAACACCAGTTTCAATTAGCAATTCCGGTGTTACTTCCGTGCCTTCTTCGAAACGATTTAATGTATCAAGGTTAACGATGGCATAATCTTTACGATTGATGTTCGTGAACCCACGCTTAGGAAGTCGTTGGAAAAGAGGAATTTGTCCACCTTCGAAACCAAGACGTACACCGCCGCCTGAACGAGCGTTTTGACCGTCATGACCTCTACCAGAAGTCTTACCTGTTCCAGATCCAATACCACGACCAACGCGTTTGCGGTTTCTGCGAGATCCCTCAGCTGGTTTTAGCTCATGTAATTTCATCTTATCGGCACCTCCTTATTGTAAAATAGTACTTAAATTTCTTTAACGGTTACCAAGTGGCTAACTTTTGTGAGCATACCACGGATGGCATCATTGCTTTGATGCTCAACTGTTTGATTTAACTTTCGAAGGCCTAGTGCTTCAATTGTTTTACGCTGTGTTGGCTTTGAACCAATAACACTTTTCGTAAGGGTGACTTCAAGTTTGTTCGTCATTGTATTTCCCCCCTTAACCTAACAGTTCTTCTACGGATTTACCACGCAATTTGGCAATGTCTTCTGCGCGTTTCAAATTCTGCAACCCTTCGATTGTTGCACGTACCATGTTGATTGGTGTGCTTGATCCAAGAGATTTAGAAAGAATATCCGTGATGCCTGCAAGTTCAAGTACCGCACGGACAGGTCCACCTGCGATAACACCAGTACCCGGAGCAGCTGGCTTGATGAGGATTTGTCCTGCACCAAAGCGTCCGATTACTTCATGTGGAGTTGTACCTTTGACCATTGGCACTACAATCAAGTTTTTCTTCGCATCTTCAATTGCTTTACGGATTGCATCTGGAAC
This window of the Sporosarcina ureae genome carries:
- the cobJ gene encoding precorrin-3B C(17)-methyltransferase; the protein is MKKGKIYVVGFGPGATEHITGRALDALQASDYIIGYKTYVELIKHLVTAKSIVSTGMTEEVSRAQDAVKKAEAGGIVSVISSGDSGAYGMAGLVYEVLVEKGWTEAEGIDVEIVPGISAINSCASLLGAPVMHDSCTISLSDHLTPWTVIEKRIEAAGMADFVIALYNPKSGRRTRQIVEAQNILLKYRSPDTPVGLVKSAYRENQRIVLTTLSEMLEHDIGMLTTVIIGNSSTFFYDGKIITPRGYQRKYTLGEGKQSLKPHQRLKKEAEPWALDQETGEARSGYEEIISKESEQAPVQEPEPKEKVQSMDMALKALSMVSEEEVENPFLVRQPIENIFEFSVSPGVANKMITAEQMLILAEVVGEKGTLEYTPDHRFIVKVTTDNPEAIVEKLENERFTVMPAGEVLKVKACDFCYGEKADSIPYAEEIAAKFEGMKLPKQLHVGFNGCGMACYRPVFDDIGIVYRKKKFDLFIGAKPVGRTAHAAQPIAEGIEPDDLIPLVTKIIEEYEQNAHPNERFFKYFKRVKKVLNYDYYDMSCKIEVEPAPCGD
- the rpsI gene encoding 30S ribosomal protein S9, with protein sequence MAQVQYIGTGRRKSSVARVRLIPGEGKIVVNNRDVEDYVPFETLREIIKQPLVTTETLGSYDIHVNVNGGGYTGQAGAIRHGVARALLTVDPDFRAALKSAGFLTRDPRMKERKKYGLRGARRAPQFSKR
- the rplM gene encoding 50S ribosomal protein L13, whose protein sequence is MRTTFMAKGHEVERKWLVVDAEGQTLGRLASEVATLLRGKHKPTFTPHVDTGDHVIIINAEKIQLTGNKLKDKMYYRHSGYTGSIKSRTALEMRTNYPVKMLELAIKGMLPNGPLGRQTIKKLHVFAGPEHQHAAQKPEAFELRG
- the truA gene encoding tRNA pseudouridine(38-40) synthase TruA — its product is MKRMKATVSYDGTYFAGYQSQPNMRTVQAEIDKALVKLHKNPTSHAVASGRTDAGVHALGQVIHFDTPLDLGDRWLMALNVLLPKDIRITAIEQVSKDFHARYGAKGKTYRYKWSYGELQSPFERNFAVHLGRWNPDIERMNAGAAYLIGTHDFTSFCSAKTATSNKVRTIRKLTLERHHDELVLEVEGDGFLYNMVRTIAGALLAVGIGWDEPEDIQKILEAKDRQRAGKTAAAHGLYLLEVTY
- a CDS encoding energy-coupling factor transporter transmembrane component T family protein, yielding MLEKMIIGRFIPGTSIVHRMDPRSKLLFVFLFVVAVFLANNVVSYAILLGFTAFVIALARIRPYFLINGLKPVIFLIIFTLLLHIFFTREGPIIFEWKFIKIYEEGLRMGIFISIRFLVLVLITTVLTLTTSPISITDGLETLLNPFKKLKLPVHELALMMSISLRFIPTLMDETDKILKAQLARGSDLSTGSIKERVQAVIPLLVPLFVSAFKRAEDLAIAMEVRGYRGGEGRTRFRQLSWHIRDTAVLITFVLLVGVLLWVRK
- a CDS encoding energy-coupling factor ABC transporter ATP-binding protein, translated to MDISLQQVGYLYAKDSPFEKRALHDVTATIPSGSYTSIIGHTGSGKSTLLLHLNGLLKPSEGIVQIGDTMITAQTKGKQMKEVRHQVGIVFQFPEHQLFEETVEKDIMFGPINFGVPKEEARARAHELVKLLGLPDDVLQKSPFELSGGQMRRVAIAGVLAFKPSVLVLDEPTAGLDPKGRKEIMELFHHLHKTESLTTILVTHSMEDAARYSDRILVMHEGTAVMEGTPEEIYSMEDELHSFRLSIPRSVRFQREIEKMSGQRFDRIALTEDILAQELAKAIARKEERPC
- a CDS encoding energy-coupling factor ABC transporter ATP-binding protein, producing MKEIASMHQVEFSYDMEDEDSSPESTKALNNASFTLYEGEWLAVVGHNGSGKSTLAKLLIGLMFPSSGEVHLFSERLSEENLWETRSRMGIVFQNPDNQFVGSTVQDDVAFALENNGVPYDMMVKRVQEALEQVKMTDYINHEPHHLSGGQKQRVAIAGALALHPELLILDEATSMLDPKGREEVIEIVKKLRSEIGLTVLSITHDLEEVLLADRILVMNEGQVLMVGTPQEIFRQGTELEKIGLDLPFALRVSELVRAAGVELQGNHMTEEELVNELWTFHFSK
- the rplQ gene encoding 50S ribosomal protein L17 encodes the protein MGYRKLGRTSSQRKAMLRDLTTDLIIHERIQTTETRAKELRKVVEKMITLGKRGDLHARRQAAEYIRREKVTVENGEGEEATVFALQKLFDTVAPRYADRQGGYTRIMKMGPRRGDGAPVVIIELV
- a CDS encoding DNA-directed RNA polymerase subunit alpha, giving the protein MIEIEKPKIETVTIGEDSQFGKFIIEPLERGYGNTLGNSLRRILLSSLPGAAVTSIQIDGVLHEFATIEGVVEDVSTVILNVKKLALKIYSDDEKVIEIDVKGEGVVTAADITHDSDVEVLNPDLPIATLGKNGHLRMRMYAVRGRGYVPSDQNKREDLAIGVIPIDSIYTPVSRVNFQVENTRVGQSTNFDKLTLDVWTDGSIGPKEAVSLGAKILTEHLNIFVGMTDEAQTAEIMVEKEEDQKEKVLEMTIEELDLSVRSYNCLKRAGINTVLELANKSEDEMMKVRNLGRKSLEEVKAKLDELNLELRSEE
- the rpsK gene encoding 30S ribosomal protein S11, with the protein product MARKQQTRKRRVKKNIETGIAHIRSTFNNTIVTITDSHGNALSWSSAGALGFRGSRKSTPFAAQMAAETAAKTAMEHGLKSLEVTVKGPGAGREAAIRSLQAAGLEVTAIRDVTPVPHNGCRPPKRRRV
- the rpsM gene encoding 30S ribosomal protein S13 gives rise to the protein MARIAGVDVPRDKRVVISLTYIFGIGKTTAQSILTAADVSTETRVRDLTDAELDKIREQIDGLKVEGDLRRETSLNIKRLMEIGSNRGIRHRRGLPVRGQNTKNNARTRKGPKRTMANKKK
- the rpmJ gene encoding 50S ribosomal protein L36, with the translated sequence MKVRPSVKPICEKCKVIRRRGRVMVICENPKHKQRQG